The Humulus lupulus chromosome 3, drHumLupu1.1, whole genome shotgun sequence genome window below encodes:
- the LOC133825093 gene encoding uncharacterized protein LOC133825093 yields the protein MEIKLDVTFRMKVDAIDAMKSSVTYGDRVFVVDLEQHMCTCNEFQLEGIPCAHAIATIESKYLDKYKFCSNWYKNSVLKETYAGSINPLPDKVDWSVPDEIIGDSMKAPKFKSKDYKDAMLYIFVALWTCG from the exons ATGGAGATCAAACTTGATGTGACATTTCGAATGAAG GTAGATGCAATTGATGCAATGAAATCTAGTGTCACATATGGTGATCGAGTGTTTGTTGTCGACTTGGAACAACATATGTGCACATGCAATGAATTTCAACTAGAGGGAATTCCATGTGCACATGCTATTGCAACAATTGAAAGCAAGTACTTGGACAAGTACAAATTTTGCTCAAATTGGTATAAAAATTCTGTTTTGAAAGAGACATATGCAGGATCAATTAATCCTCTTCCAGATAAAGTTGATTGGAGTGTCCCTGATGAAATTATAGGAGATAGCATGAAAGCTCcaaaattcaaa TCTAAAGACTATAAAGATGCAATGTTATACATATTTGTTGCGTTGTGGACTTGTGGATAA
- the LOC133825094 gene encoding uncharacterized protein LOC133825094 yields the protein MDTSKGMKIESDENLQVYPNLNKTLEELKKCPLIVEVEQRNQTISLPREASIPSALASNATSHSLTLTDPNTNTASTSKMKSASTQESNKITEHGQEAQSPLHVLPNMEIEDIRVNYVFKNKTDLKHTLAKIAIKKHFQYRIEKSCSEAFWAKCIDDNCGWYVRVRSSKVSDYFRVIKYHKHHTCSLNHRNFENRQASAKVISSYFKEKFRDPGSTYRPRKIIRDMRDEHGVGVTYNKAWRAKTLAVDDVRGSNEESYALLPSYLYMLQLANPGTITRVCKDEENRFKYMFIAFGASLDGWKQCRPVIVVDGTFLKTKCGGTLYAACVKDGNNQIFPLAFGIGDSENDNAWIWFFTRLKEAIGDRENLCIVSDRHKSIKNAVEQVYPGVYHGVCLYHLKQNLRTKFRGLHVHAIFETASRAYSAQEYYSAMVELQKISPEMTTYLLEAKPEKWARPFFPTKRYNILTSNIAESINLAIVHARELPITSLIEAIREMLQRWFSTRKEAAINQFIEVTK from the exons ATGGATACAAGCAAAGGAATGAAGATAGAAAGTGATGAGAATTTACAAGTTTATCCAAACTTGAACAAGACTCTGGAAGAGTTGAAAAAATGTCCTCTCATTGTTGAAGTAGAACAGAGAAACCAAACCATTTCTTTGCCAAGAGAAGCTAGCATTCCATCTGCTTTAGCAAGCAATGCAACAAGTCACAGTTTGACTCTCACAGACCCCAATACGAATACTGCAAGCACTAGCAAGATGAAGAGCGCCTCAACACAAGAATCCAACAAAATTACAGAACACGGGCAAGAAGCTCAATCACCTCTGCATGTGTTGCCGAATATGGAGATTGAAGACATAAGAGTCAATTATGTTTTCAAGAATAAGACTGATCTAAAACACacacttgcgaaaatagccatcaagaaacACTTTCAGTACAGAATTGAAAAATCATGTTCAGAAGCATTTTGGGCAAAATGCATAGATGACAATTGTGGCTGGTATGTACGTGTAAGAAGCTCAAAAGTATCAGACTACTTTCGAGTTATCAAATACCATAAACACCACACATGCTCCTTAAATCAcagaaattttgaaaatagacaaGCAAGTGCAAAAGTCATCAGTAGTTACTTCAAAGAGAAGTTTCGTGACCCAGGATCAACCTATCGACCAAGGAAAATAATACGAGACATGAGAGATGAACATGGGGTAGGTGTAACGTACAATAAAGCATGGAGAGCAAAAACACTTGCAGTTGATGATGTTAGAGGGTCAAATGAGGAAAGTTATGCATTGTTACCTTCATATTTGTATATGCTACAGTTGGCCAACCCAGGAACTATCACAAGAGTATGTAAAGATGAAGAAAACAG GTTTAAATACATGTTTATTGCTTTTGGTGCTTCATTGGATGGATGGAAGCAATGTAGACCAGTTATAGTGGTAGATGGAACATTTTTAAAGACGAAATGTGGAGGTACACTATATGCAGCTTGTGTTAAAGATGGAAACAATCAAATTTTTCCGCTCGCCTTTGGAATTGGGGATTCAGAAAATGACAATGCATGGATATGGTTCTTTACAAGACTAAAAGAAGCAATAGGAGATCGAGAAAACTTGTGCATAGTATCCGACAGGCATAAAAGCATCAAAAATGCAGTTGAACAAGTGTATCCTGGTGTATATCATGGAGTTTGTCTTTATCATTTGAAGCAAAATCTAAGGACTAAGTTTAGGGGATTACATGTGCATGCCATATTTGAAACTGCTTCAAGAGCGTACTCAGCTCAAGAATATTATTCTGCCATGGTTGAATTACAGAAAATTAGCCCTGAAATGACCACTTATCTTTTGGAAGCAAAACCAGAAAAATGGGCTCGGCCATTCTTTCCAACGAAAAGGTATAACATTCTTACAAGTAACATTGCCGAATCTATAAATCTAGCAATTGTGCATGCGAGAGAATTGCCTATAACATCATTAATAGAAGCTATAAGAGAGATGCTTCAAAGATGGTTTTCAACAAGAAAAGAAGCAGCAATCAACCAATTTATTGAAGTGACAAAATGA